The Haloplasma contractile SSD-17B genome has a segment encoding these proteins:
- the murD gene encoding UDP-N-acetylmuramoyl-L-alanine--D-glutamate ligase — MLERKLILNKDIVNVFVLGLGKSGLATLKLLQRFNVVVFATDQKEISEEIKQNFPKVIFLDYDYSKELAVYYDLIIKSPGIKHNIPHLKKALEFNVPIITEIELAYYYLRITKNHKTIIGITGTNGKTTTTSLITRILKEADFKAKSVGNIGYCFSDAVNEENADDYYVTELSSFQLMDVIDFKPNIAVLLNISKAHIDYHDNFDDYISAKANILKNLKGYDHLVYNADDEIVCSLVRSINCIKIPFSYQDEVEGAYYYYGALYYDNKKIIHEDELKLIGKHNISNALASIAVSKVLGCHDLTIRRVLTEFTGLDHRIQFIRELNDVKYYNDSKSTNISSTLSALNAMSHKTTLLLGGLDRGQNFTEIMLNPNVNQVIAFGDTKERIQKCAAMNNISCFMVDRVVDAVLKAYEISGKHEAVLLSPACASWDQYNSYQARGADFIKSVNELE; from the coding sequence ATGTTAGAGAGGAAACTAATTTTAAATAAAGATATTGTTAATGTATTTGTACTTGGACTCGGAAAAAGCGGTTTAGCAACACTGAAGCTACTGCAACGGTTTAATGTTGTGGTGTTTGCTACAGATCAAAAAGAAATATCAGAAGAAATAAAACAGAACTTTCCTAAGGTGATTTTTTTAGATTATGACTATTCAAAAGAACTAGCTGTTTATTATGATTTAATTATTAAGAGTCCCGGTATTAAACATAATATTCCGCATCTTAAGAAGGCTCTAGAATTTAATGTGCCAATCATTACAGAGATTGAATTAGCCTATTATTATTTAAGAATAACTAAAAATCACAAAACAATTATAGGAATTACGGGAACAAATGGTAAAACAACGACTACTTCTTTGATAACTCGCATTTTAAAGGAAGCCGATTTTAAAGCTAAAAGTGTTGGTAATATTGGATATTGTTTTAGTGACGCTGTTAATGAGGAAAATGCAGATGATTATTATGTAACAGAATTATCATCCTTTCAATTAATGGATGTTATTGATTTTAAACCGAATATTGCTGTCCTATTAAATATATCAAAAGCACATATTGATTACCATGATAACTTTGATGATTATATTAGTGCCAAAGCGAACATTTTAAAGAATTTAAAAGGGTATGACCATTTGGTTTACAATGCAGATGATGAAATTGTTTGCAGTTTGGTACGTAGTATCAACTGTATTAAGATTCCTTTTTCCTATCAAGATGAGGTAGAAGGTGCTTACTATTATTACGGAGCGCTTTACTATGACAATAAGAAAATTATTCATGAGGATGAATTAAAGTTGATAGGAAAACATAATATTAGTAACGCACTCGCATCAATTGCGGTTAGTAAGGTGCTAGGTTGCCATGACTTAACGATTCGTCGTGTATTAACCGAATTTACAGGGCTTGACCACCGTATACAATTTATCCGTGAATTGAATGATGTCAAATACTATAATGATTCAAAATCTACAAATATATCGTCTACCCTCAGTGCTTTAAATGCGATGAGTCACAAAACGACTTTATTATTAGGAGGATTAGACAGAGGACAAAACTTTACTGAAATTATGCTCAATCCGAATGTAAATCAGGTCATTGCATTTGGTGATACAAAAGAACGCATACAAAAATGTGCGGCCATGAATAATATATCGTGCTTTATGGTTGACCGTGTTGTGGACGCCGTATTAAAGGCTTACGAGATTTCAGGTAAGCATGAAGCAGTATTATTATCGCCTGCTTGTGCGAGTTGGGATCAATACAATAGCTATCAGGCACGTGGTGCCGATTTTATAAAGTCTGTCAATGAATTAGAATAA
- the mraY gene encoding phospho-N-acetylmuramoyl-pentapeptide-transferase produces MGLRIIYFGIFASFILSVLTIPILLPILKRFNFGQSIREEGPKSHMVKSGTPTMGGIVFGFVTLVSVSLYFLLFNRGDVDFNLSIWLMLFLSLLGFTVIGFVDDYLIKVKKINDGLSPKSKLIFQILIASLFFLLYLHEGYPTVLKITSTFSIQLEWLYGILILLMLVGSSNAVNLTDGLDGLASGLATFSIGTFTFIAFMLEQYDVVLFGAALIGSILGFLVFNAHPAKIFMGDTGSLALGAALGTMAILTGYELLLILVGGVFVFETVTVMIQVTYFKLTKKFSKERQGKRIFKMTPIHHHFELCGLRESQVVLLFWSMGFVFSIIAIVIVLFELS; encoded by the coding sequence ATGGGATTAAGAATAATTTACTTTGGAATCTTTGCATCATTTATACTATCGGTACTGACTATTCCCATACTACTTCCAATTTTAAAACGGTTTAACTTTGGACAATCGATTCGAGAAGAAGGACCAAAATCGCATATGGTAAAAAGCGGGACCCCTACAATGGGAGGAATTGTCTTTGGTTTCGTCACACTAGTATCGGTATCATTATATTTTCTATTATTTAACCGTGGAGACGTTGATTTTAATCTATCAATATGGCTCATGCTGTTTCTGTCCTTACTTGGATTTACAGTTATAGGGTTTGTAGATGATTATTTAATTAAAGTTAAAAAAATTAACGACGGACTTTCACCCAAAAGTAAACTTATTTTTCAAATACTCATCGCGTCTCTATTCTTTTTACTTTATCTCCATGAAGGATACCCGACGGTCCTTAAGATTACCAGTACATTCAGCATTCAATTAGAGTGGCTATATGGAATTTTAATTTTATTAATGTTAGTAGGGAGTAGTAATGCAGTAAACTTAACTGATGGATTAGATGGATTAGCATCAGGATTAGCTACCTTTTCAATAGGTACGTTCACTTTTATTGCCTTTATGTTAGAGCAATACGATGTTGTATTATTTGGTGCAGCTTTAATTGGGAGCATTCTAGGTTTTCTAGTGTTTAATGCGCATCCTGCTAAAATTTTTATGGGAGACACCGGTTCCTTAGCATTAGGAGCGGCTCTTGGTACGATGGCAATCTTAACGGGATATGAATTACTACTTATTTTAGTGGGCGGCGTTTTTGTTTTTGAGACCGTAACGGTTATGATTCAGGTTACGTATTTTAAACTAACGAAAAAGTTCTCAAAGGAACGACAGGGAAAACGAATTTTCAAGATGACTCCTATACACCATCACTTTGAGTTATGTGGGTTAAGGGAATCACAAGTCGTCTTACTATTTTGGAGTATGGGATTTGTGTTTTCAATAATAGCAATTGTTATTGTTTTATTTGAGTTATCATAA
- a CDS encoding UDP-N-acetylmuramoyl-L-alanyl-D-glutamate--2,6-diaminopimelate ligase: MTLSDILKKAQIHYNPSDVIDHDVHNITVNSNTVMSNDVFIAIKGETNDGHYFIRDAVKNGAKTIVLEDDYFKREDDNERINYILVHDTRKVVAILADLYYQQASRKVNLVGVTGTNGKTTITTLMNNMFRSMKIPSTLMGTNGIFLKEEKIKTINTTPSPIEINRLIRKSLDYGVKDVVMEVSSHAIKQQRVARLDYNTIIVTNFSHDHLDYHKTFDDYFYSKASLLSSLGSYPNGKKVLLNGDDKYFKNFLRLTNVDYYTYGVNEENDLIAKNIVCSLDSIEFDVYHHNKYLGTCSVHDMFGFFNVYNLLALIGYFYVNGYDMNEVFLHVKELNSSYGRMERVKNEYNLNIFIDYAHSPDSVWRIINEVKVITDKRIVCVIGTGGDRDKLKRPIIGKLVTNLADYVVFTSDNPRNEEPGKIINDILKGVSKNNYVVIEERNEAIKHAVTVMDQNDIVLILGKGHEHYQIINGKQYPFNDKIEVEKSIKKRFELKNKTLDVECE, from the coding sequence AATTCATTACAATCCTTCAGATGTCATTGATCACGACGTTCATAATATTACAGTAAATTCTAATACTGTTATGAGTAATGATGTGTTTATCGCAATAAAAGGTGAAACCAATGATGGTCATTATTTTATTCGTGACGCAGTTAAAAATGGCGCGAAGACGATCGTATTAGAAGACGATTACTTTAAGCGAGAAGATGATAACGAGCGCATAAATTATATTCTTGTACATGATACTAGAAAGGTAGTTGCTATTTTAGCTGATTTATATTACCAGCAAGCATCAAGGAAGGTAAATCTAGTTGGTGTAACGGGAACAAATGGAAAAACGACGATTACAACTTTAATGAACAACATGTTTCGTTCAATGAAAATTCCTAGTACACTTATGGGAACCAATGGAATTTTTTTAAAAGAAGAAAAAATAAAAACGATTAACACAACGCCTTCTCCTATTGAAATAAATCGTTTAATTCGAAAATCATTAGATTATGGGGTTAAGGATGTTGTTATGGAAGTATCATCACATGCCATTAAGCAGCAGCGAGTTGCGAGGTTGGATTATAACACGATAATTGTGACCAATTTCTCGCATGATCATCTTGATTACCATAAGACATTTGATGATTATTTTTATTCGAAAGCATCTCTCCTTTCTTCCTTAGGAAGTTATCCAAATGGAAAAAAAGTATTATTAAACGGTGATGATAAATATTTTAAGAATTTTCTTCGTTTAACTAATGTTGATTACTACACTTATGGTGTGAACGAAGAAAATGACTTGATTGCAAAAAATATTGTTTGTTCATTGGATAGCATAGAATTTGATGTATATCATCATAATAAGTATTTAGGGACCTGTAGCGTTCATGACATGTTTGGTTTCTTTAATGTTTATAATCTATTGGCACTAATCGGTTATTTTTATGTCAATGGTTATGATATGAATGAAGTCTTTCTACATGTAAAGGAACTGAATAGCTCTTATGGACGTATGGAGCGAGTTAAAAATGAGTATAACTTAAATATATTTATCGATTATGCTCACTCACCGGATAGTGTGTGGCGCATCATAAATGAAGTCAAAGTCATTACAGATAAACGGATTGTTTGTGTAATTGGAACGGGTGGTGACCGAGATAAATTAAAGCGCCCGATTATTGGGAAACTAGTAACAAACTTAGCGGATTATGTTGTGTTTACATCCGATAATCCTCGTAATGAAGAACCAGGAAAGATCATAAATGATATATTAAAAGGAGTTAGTAAGAATAATTATGTCGTGATTGAAGAAAGAAATGAGGCAATTAAACATGCGGTTACTGTAATGGATCAGAATGATATTGTGCTAATTCTTGGTAAAGGTCATGAACATTATCAAATAATTAATGGAAAACAGTACCCATTTAATGATAAAATAGAAGTGGAAAAAAGTATTAAAAAACGATTTGAATTAAAAAACAAGACATTAGATGTTGAATGTGAGTAA